The stretch of DNA TTTTCAATCATTGCTATTGGCTAACCCACTTTCAATCACTGTAGTTCACTATCACCGGCActcacaagaagaagaaaataaaaagagagagagaggggtcaATTTAGAAATGTATTACATTTTATTTCCCTCAAATTTCATATCTGATAGTACTTTACAACGTGCGCATAGTGCGGAAGCACAAAGAGAATAAGTAGGAAAATAAAAGAACAAATATACGCGCGCGTAAAACTCAAAACAACAAAACTACGTACTGCGCCATTCTTATTCCAGGAACTTTGGCGCCAGCCAAAAGTTCcaaaatccttttttttttaccaagCTCAACTGACTGATCAGCACCAGTTCTCAGCACTGGTGCATTGGCAAAAGAAGCGTACGTACGTAGCAACGGTTACCACAGTTACAGTATAGCAGGGCTATAGCCTTGACCATGACATGGCCATGACGTGCGCCACCGGCTGCTCGTCGCGGCGCCCGCCGACcgtcgtcgttgtcgtcgtcgtcttcccctTGGGCTTCTGCGCCGGCACCGTTGGCGCCAGTTTACGTGCCAGCTCCCGGAGCTTGACCTTCTCGACCTTTCCCAGTCCATTTCTGGGTAGGGCTTCGAGGACCACCACCTTCTTAGGCACCATGAATTTTGCCATGCGCTTGGTGCAGAAGGCGAGCACGTCGTCCTCGGAGACGTGGGCGGCCTTGTCCCTGGCCACGACGAAGGCGCAGGGCGTCTCGCCCCAGCGCGGATGCGgcatcgccaccaccgccgcgtcCGCCACGGCGGGGTGCCGGAacagcacctcctccacctccttgcTGCAGATGTTCTCGCCGCCGCTGATGATCACGTCCTTGGACCTGTCCTTGATCTCGATGTACCCGTCCGGGTGCACGACGCCGACGTCGCCCGTCAGGAACCAGCCGCCCCTGAAGGCCTCCTCGTTGGCCTTGGGGTTGTTGAGGTACCCCTTCATGACGCTGCTGCCGCGGAGGACGATCTCGCCGACGGTTTTGCCGTCGCGCGGCACGCTCTGCATGGTGTCAGCGTCCTTgacgtcggcgtcggcgagggAGAGGACGCTGACCCCCTGGCGCGCCTTGAGGCGCGCGCGCTCGGGAAGCGGCAGGCGGTCCCACTGGTCGCGCCACTCGCATGCGAGCGCGGGCCCCGTCGCCTCCGTGAGACCGTACGCGTGCGTGACGCGGAAGCCGATCCGCTCGACGCGCTCCAgcagcgcggccggcggcggggcgccgccggtgaggaCGTGCACCGGGGCCTCGAGCTGCCGCGGCTGCTTGGTGGTGGCGTCGCCGCCCTCGAGGAGGATGCTGAACACCACGGGCGCGCAGCACATGTGGGTGACGCGGTGGCGCGCGATGGCGCGGTAGATGTCCGCGGGGCGCGCGTCGCGGATGCACACGttgacgccgccgcgcgccgccatgcCCCACGTGAAGGTCCAGCCGTTGCAGTGGAACATGGGGAGCGTCCACAGGTAGACGGGCTCGGTGCCCACCCCCCACTGCAGCAGCAGGCTGGTGGTGCTGAGGTACGCGCCGCGGTGGCTGTAGACGACGCCCTTGGGCGCGGAGGTGGTGCCGGACGTGTAGTTGAGCGTCACGGCGTCCCACTCGTCGGCGAGTGGAGGCAGGTCGGCGTCCGGGTCGCCGCGCGCGACGAGCCCCTCGTACTCGAGCTCGCCTAGCCGGACCCCGGTGGGCGCGTCGAGGTCGTCGATGACGGCAACGAGCGGGAcgagcccggcgccggcggcgaggagctggagcgcgtcgccggcgaggcgcgCGTACTCGTAGTCGACGAAGAGGAGCTTGGCCTCAGAGTGGCGCAGGATGGTGGCGACGGCGTTGGCGTCGAGGCGCGTGTTGATGGTGTTGAGCACGGCGCCGGCCATGGGCACGGCGAAGTGCATCTCGTATATGGCCGGCACGTTGGGCGCGAGGACGGAGACGACGTCGCCCCGGCGGACGCCGA from Panicum virgatum strain AP13 chromosome 9K, P.virgatum_v5, whole genome shotgun sequence encodes:
- the LOC120647434 gene encoding trans-cinnamate:CoA ligase, peroxisomal-like; this encodes MDQLPKRPANYVPLSPVGFLPRANAVYGDRLSVVYGRVRFTWSQTYQRCRRLASALLALGVRRGDVVSVLAPNVPAIYEMHFAVPMAGAVLNTINTRLDANAVATILRHSEAKLLFVDYEYARLAGDALQLLAAGAGLVPLVAVIDDLDAPTGVRLGELEYEGLVARGDPDADLPPLADEWDAVTLNYTSGTTSAPKGVVYSHRGAYLSTTSLLLQWGVGTEPVYLWTLPMFHCNGWTFTWGMAARGGVNVCIRDARPADIYRAIARHRVTHMCCAPVVFSILLEGGDATTKQPRQLEAPVHVLTGGAPPPAALLERVERIGFRVTHAYGLTEATGPALACEWRDQWDRLPLPERARLKARQGVSVLSLADADVKDADTMQSVPRDGKTVGEIVLRGSSVMKGYLNNPKANEEAFRGGWFLTGDVGVVHPDGYIEIKDRSKDVIISGGENICSKEVEEVLFRHPAVADAAVVAMPHPRWGETPCAFVVARDKAAHVSEDDVLAFCTKRMAKFMVPKKVVVLEALPRNGLGKVEKVKLRELARKLAPTVPAQKPKGKTTTTTTTVGGRRDEQPVAHVMAMSWSRL